The Astyanax mexicanus isolate ESR-SI-001 chromosome 14, AstMex3_surface, whole genome shotgun sequence genome window below encodes:
- the rtraf gene encoding RNA transcription, translation and transport factor protein, whose amino-acid sequence MFRRKLTALDYHNPEGFDCKDETEFRNFIVWLEDQKIRHYKIEDRGNLRNIPSSEWPKYYEKYLQDVNCPFSAPERQEAVDWLLGLAVRFEYGDNVEKYRNYTPASEATNTPLMNLDSNNPDFKAGVMALANLLKIQRHDDYLVMLKAIRILIQERLTPEAISKASQAKEGLPVALDKHILGFDTGDATLNEAAQILRLLHIEELRDLQTRINEAIVAVQAIIADPKTDHRLGKVGR is encoded by the exons ATGTTCCGCAGGAAGCTCACGGCTTTAGACTATCATAATCCTGAGGGGTTTGACTGTAAAG ATGAAACTGAGTTCAGGAATTTCATTGTTTGGCTGGAGGATCAGAAAATCAGACATTATAAAATCGAGGATCGCGGAAACCTGAGAAACATCCCGAGCTCTGAGTGGCCCAAGTACTATGAAAAG TATCTGCAGGACGTGAACTGTCCCTTCAGTGCCCCGGAGAGGCAGGAGGCAGTGGACTGGTTGCTGGGTCTGGCTGTTCGGTTTGAATATGGTGATAACG tggAGAAATACAGAAACTACACACCTGCATCAGAGGCCACTAATACCCCCCTCATGAACCTGGACA GCAACAATCCTGATTTTAAGGCTGGAGTCATGGCCCTCGCCAACCTGCTGAAGATCCAGAGGCATGATGACTACCTGGTGATGCTGAAG GCCATCAGGATCCTCATCCAGGAGAGACTGACGCCTGAGGCTATCTCTAAAGCCAGCCAGGCCAAAGag GGTTTACCAGTCGCGTTAGACAAGCACATCCTGGGCTTTGATACGGGAG ATGCGACTCTGAACGAAGCGGCTCAGATCCTGCGGCTGCTGCATATCGAGGAGCTGCGGGATCTGCAGACGCGCATTAACGAGGCCATCGTCGCCGTGCAGGCCATCATCGCCGACCCCAAGACAGACCACCGGCTCGGGAAGGTGGGCAGATGA